AACTCAAACGGAGAATTATCGCGACCGAGGGATAGGATCAGAAAAAGCGGGTCGCTTGGCCGTGAGTCGAGGCGCAGTTTGAACCGCATTCGCGGTCTTGTCAACGACGACCTCGCCCCACTGCTGTTCAGTGCGATCAGCAGGACGTCTTCGGCATTAACTTTCCACGCCGATGCGACCTCCTCAAGATGCGATAAATCTCGCAGCATCCCCATCCCCTTTGCAGAGTGCGGTGGGCTTCGTGGGCAGCTTCAATCTGTATCCCGGGAAGCCGCTTGAGCAAGAAAACGCACGCCTCTCGTCAAGCCGCTCCTTGCTGCCTATCAACTGGAGCTTCGTAGGTTGCCAAGCTCTTGGCTTGGCGTCGACACCAGGGTGGGGGGTCATGGTGGGGTTGAAACGGCCGCCTCCCGTGAGGACACTGGCGGGCGATGAGTTCTTGTTGACGAAACCCCACGATCCACTATTCGCCGACGGCGTCGATCCGTATCATATTGTCCAAGCTCGTTGTCGTATGGCTGGAGGCGCTCGTGCGCGGGCAGGTCGATCCGTCATGGTGGGTGTCGGGAGTCTGGGAGGGGCGTCCGATCCGCGAGTTCCTGGAACGCCGGGACATCGCTGCCACTTTTCGGTTTCTTCATGCTCGTGGGATTTCCTACGGTGCCATCGCGGGTCTGGTCGGCGTATCCGCGAACCGTGCAGCCGAGATTGCCAAGGGCGTGCGCCAGGTGACGGCGTACGACGTGCTCGAGCGGATCGCTGTCGGACTGCGGATCCCCCGCGCGGTGATGGGTCTGGGTCAAGACCGGGAGACAAGTGCGCGGGCAAGCCGACTAGCCGACCGACGCACCGGAACGGTAGCCAGCTCTCCCCGGCGCAGAGAGTCACCCGGCGACGAGGCAAGTGCACCTATCAGTGCGCTCACCCGACTTCGCATCGAGTTGGATGATGCCCTCGCGTCGTCGAGCGTGGCGCCGCTGCAGCTGGATCTCATCGAGGAGTCGGCCAGCGAACACATGCGGGTCTATCCATCCGTGCCGCCTACCGTGATGCTTTCACGGCTAGTCGGCGAGTGCACCGAGATCCGAATCCTCTCCCGGCGCAGACAACCCGCCGCGGTTCAGGCGCGGCTCTCCGGCATCGCAGCCCTGCTGGCCACGATGTGCGCCGACGCGCTCATGCGACTCGGGGACGTTGTTGAAGCGCGCATGTGGTACCGGACAGCCATCCATGCGGCGGACGACAGCTCGGAGACGCGGTTACGGGTTCTGGTCCGCGCCCAGTCGGCCATGTTGCCCTACTACTTCGGCGACCCGCAGCAGACGGTCTCACTGACGGAGGCCGCACTGGCCGTATCCGCAGCGCCATCGTCCTCCAGTGCGCTCGCGGCGGCTGGACGAGCGCGAGCGCTGGCCCGTCTCGGTGCGGCCGATGAGGCGCGAGCAGCGATCGCAGAGGCATGCAAGCTGTTCGATCACGTCGGTGATGACGACAGTGACACGGCATTCCGCTTCCCGCGGAAGCGGCTGTTGTTCTATCTCTCTGGGGCGAGTACATGGCTCGGCGATACCAGCCAAGCCATCCAAGTCCAAGATGAGGCGCTGAGGTTGTACGGGGCTTCGCCCTCGGTGCCGATCGATCCCGCTCTCATCGCGCTGGACCGGTCGATGTGCCTGGTCCGAGACCACCGGTCAGCAGAGGCAGCGGTGTCGGCACTCGACGCTGTCGCGGCGTTGCCCGAGGCGCAGCGTGCCGAGATTGTCCTTACAAGGGTTACCGACGTGATCTCCGCCATCCCGGCAAGGCACCGCGGCAGCGAGGTTGCCGCGCTAACTGACTACGTGCGGGCTTGCCGCGAGCGCGGCCGTACGCTTGCTAGCGGAACCCCCGTGCTCGATCCGTAGGAGCCACATGTTCGTCGAAGCACGAACACGTCCGGTGCTCGCCGAGGTGTGTCGTCGCCTGGACATGTCTGACGCTGGTGCCAGCCTCCTGCGACACCACACAAACGCCGTGTACGCGGTTGGTGACGTGGTGGTCAAGATCGCCCCCGTGGACATCGGCCTGGAACGGACCCGAACCGTGGTGGCCGTCGTACGGTGGCTGGATGATCGCGGCTTCCCGACTGTTGGCTTGAGCCCCTGCCTGCCTCAGCCCTTGCTTGTTGGCGAGCATGCCGTGACCATTTGGCAACGGCTCAATCCGGCACACGACTCACCTGTGACCGCTGCTGAGCTCGGTGAACTGCTCAGCAAGTTGCATGCCCTTCCTCCTCCGCCGGTGAACCTGCCCAAGCTCCAGCCGATCGAAAGTATCCGCCGATCGCTGGAACGGTCGACGATCATCAGTGTCGAGGAACGCGACCTACTGCTGAACCGCCTGGAGTTACTGGCGGCCCGCTGGTCGGAGATGGACTTCCCCCGCGGCATGAGCCTGATTCAGTCCGACCCCCAGACTCGCAACGCCCTGCGCCGCTTCGATGGCACGCCGGTGCTCGCGGACTGGGACGGCGCCGCCATCGGCCCCCGGGAGTGGGACCTGGCCACCGTTGCCGTTCACTGTCGCCGGTTTGCCCAACCGGGCCCTGCGGCATTCGTCGACTTCACGGCGGCCTACGGCTGGGATGTCAGCTCGTGGCAGGGCTTCGAGCAGTTGTGTCAGCTCCGGGAGCTGCAGATGATCGCCACCAACGCTCGAAAGTCCCGGCCGGGCACCGAAGCGGCAGCCGAGGTGCACCGCCGCGTCGCTGGCCTCCGGAAGGGCCCTCAAGAGCTCGGTCATTGGCAGATCATTTAACCGAAGAGCTCGGCGATGATTCGAGCCGTTCCGCGGATACTTCCGTTCCTACCGCTCGCCGATGATCGTCGCTGGAGGCGCGCCACCCTTCTGACCGGCTCTTGCCGCTGTGGAATCAAGTCTAGCCAGTTTGCGCATTGCAACGGGCATCCGTCATTGGTTAAGTAGAAGCCTTGGGCCGCTACCTCCCAGCCTGTCCCTATTAGTTGGCAGCGTCGACCCTCCGTTGCGGGCGGCAGGAGTGCGTCTTGCGCCCTGCTTCTAAGTTGCCGGCAAGCTGCAGGTCTACGAGAACGCACCGTGGGTTCTCACGGTGACCCTCCAAGGTGGGCTGTGCTGGAGGACAACTCTGCGCGACTCTCGACACGCATTCGCCCATCGTCTGGCGTCATCCAGATAGGTCGGCTCGCCCCGACGAGGCCTCCACGGCATCAGTCGTGTGCAAGCTCGTCGGTGCGAGGGAAGAGTGCCCCGCTACATGCCCCTTCTCGGCGGCTAAGGGAGAGGACGTAACCGAACCGCCAATCTCTTGGCGGCACCGCGTGGCATATGGCGAGTCTTTCAATTCGATGTCGCGATCCGGGAGAACTCTCGTTCGCACCCTGCGGAGGTGTTGATGTACGGGCAAGATGAATTGGCGCGCTATGGCTACCGGCAGGAGTTGGCCCGGAGGCTGCGCTTCCGCGACTTGATCGCCTACGGGCTGGTGTACATGGTGCCGATCGCGCCGATGGCGATCTTCGGCAGTGTCTACGCCGGCTCCGGCGGGATGGTGGCCCTCGCGTACGCGGTCGGTGTGGTGGCGTTGGTGTTCACGGCGTTCTCGTACGCGCAGATGGTGAAGGCGTTCCCGATGTCGGGCAGCGTCTACAACTACGCAGGGCGCGGCATCAGCCCGCCGGTCGGGTTCCTCGCCGGCTGGGTGATCCTCCTCGACTACGTCCTCGTGCCGGGGCTGTTGTACCTGGTGGCGTCGGTGGCGATGCACGCCACGGTCCCGGCGGTGCCGGTGTGGCTGTGGCTGCTCGGGTTCGTCGCGGTCAACACGGTCGTCAACTCGGTAGGGATCCGGATGACCGCGTTGGTTACCCGGGTGATGCTGGTCGGCGAGTTGATCGTCTTGGCGGTCTTCCTGGCCGTCGCGGGCTGGGCTCTCGCGACCGGGAAGGGCCGGTTCAGTTGGGAGGCGTTCTACAACTCCGACACGTTCACCTGGTCTCTGGTGGCGGGGGCGGTGTCGCTCGCGGTCTTGTCCTTTCTTGGCTTCGACGGGATCAGCATGCTGGCCGAGGAGACCAAGGGTGGTTCCCGTCAGATCGGCCGCGCGATGGCGGCCGTCTTGATCCTGGCCGGGGTGCTGTTCATCGCGCAGACGTGGCTGGCCGCGATGCTCGTCCCCGCCCCCGGCAGCCTTCTTGCGGAGGGCGATCCAAACGGCACTGCCTTCTACGACGCCGCCGCGGTGGCCGGTGGGGGTTGGTTGGCGACGGTGTGCGCGGTGGCGACGGCGATTGCGTGGGGGTTGCCGAACTCGATGGTCGCGCAGGTCGCGACGTCTCGGTTGTTGTACGCGATGGCCCGTGACCGGCAGTTGCCGGCGTTCCTGGCGAAGGTGTCGATCCGGCGCAACGTGCCGATCAACGCGACGCTGCTCACCGGCGCGGTGTCCCTGGCGCTGGGCCTGTACATGGCGACCCGTTCGGATGGGATCACCCTGCTGTCGTCGCTGATCAACTTTGGGGCGATGGTGGCGTTCCTGGTCCTGCACGTCTCGGTCGTGGTGCATCACCTCATCCGGGAGCGCAGCGGGAACTGGTGGGCGCACCTGGTCATGCCCGCCGTCGGCTTCGCCATCTTGGTGTGGGTGGTGGTCAACGCCAACATCGCCGCCCAGCGTCTCGGCCTGGCGTGGCTCGCCATCGGGATGGTCGTTCTGGCTGGCTTGTACCTGTCTGGCCGCCGACCTGCCCTTTCGGGGTTGGCACCGGCGGAGCCGCAGGCGCGTCACGTGGAGCGGGTGTGACCGGCATGATCCCGTTCACCTACCGGCCCGCCCGAGACGAGCTGGCCTACACCTTCGGCGGTCGGATGCCGGTGGCGCATGTGCGCGGCGGTGACGTGTTCACTGTCGTGACGGAGGACTGCTTCGGTGGTCGCGTTCGGGGGCCGGCGGACCTGCCGTCGCAGGTGTGCCGCATGCCGTACCTCAATCCGGTGTCCGGGCCGTTCTTCGTCGAGGACGCCGAGCCCGGCGACACCCTCGCCGTCCACCTCGCCGCCATCATCCCGGCCCGGGACTGGGGTGTGTCCTCGACGTTCCCGCACTTCGGGGCACTGACGTCCACCTCCCACACCGCCACCCTGCAGCCTCCGCTGGAGGAGCGGGTGTGGGTGTACGGCATCGACCGGCAGGCCGGAACCGTACGGTTCGAGGCCGCGCGCAGCGACCACAGCGCTGACTTGCCGCTGGACCCGATGATCGGCACGATCGGTGTCGCCCCCGGCGGGTTCGAAGCCCGCTCCACACTCGTGCCCGACACACACGGCGGGAACCTCGACACCCCGCACCTGCGCGCCGGAACCACCCTCTACCTCGGGGTGAATGTCCACGGGGCGATGCTGGCCCTCGGCGACGGGCACGCCCGCCAGGGCGAGGGAGAGGCCTGCGGCGTCGGCGTGGAGATCGCCACGACCACCACCCTCGCCATCGACGTCATCAAAGGCGTGACCACACGGTGGCCGCGGTTGGAGACCGACCGGGACATCCTGTCCATCGGGTGCGCCCGCCCTTTGGAGGACGCCTACCGCATCGCCCAGCACGACCTCGTCGGATGGGCCAGCGCCCTGACCGGCCTGGAAACCCTGGACGCCTACCAACTCGTGTCCCAGGCGGGGCGGGCGCCGATCGGCAACGTGTGCGACCCCAACTACACCGTCCTCGCCGCCATCGACAAAACCCTGCTCCCCGCCCCCGGACCCGCATACGACGGGGCGCACGAGCGGCTGCGGCGGCTCACCGCCGGGCTGCGGTAGGAGCCCCGCCGATGACCGCGTCGATCCCGCGCCTGCCGCTGCGCGATGACCTGTTCCTCCTCGGCCACGACGACGACACCGGACACCCCCACGTGCACCGGCAGACCCTCGCCCTGGGACTCGCGGGCGCGGTCCTGATCGACCTGTACCTGGCCGGGCGGGTGACCCTCGACCCGAACGACGACATCCGCCCGGCCAGCCACCCACGGATACACCCGCACATCGACCGGCCAGTCGGGGATCTGATCGCCGACGCCGCGACCGCGACCATCCGCCACGCCCACCCACCGCTGCGGGGGTGGCTGCGGATGTTCTCCGACGACCTGTATGACCGCACCCGCGCCGGACTCGTCGCCGGCGGGATCCTGCGTCACCACACCCGACGGCGCCTCGGCGGCCTCGTGCGCGCCGACACCTACCTGCCCACCGACAGCAAATGGGCGGTCATCGCCCGCTCCCGCCTGCGCTACCTCGCCGCCGGCCGCGAAGAACCCGACAACCACACCGCTGCCCTCGGCGGCCTCGTCGCAGACCTCGGCCTCACCAGGCACCTCTACCTCGACGACGACATCACCACCCTGACGACTCGCTTGAAGGCCATCGCCGGGCAGCACTACCAGCCGGTACGCGACATCACCGCCGCCGTAGACGCCGCCGTGGGGGACCTCGCCACCGCCGCCTACCGCTAGCCCCAATCCACCTCACCTCGAGAAAGCTGACCGTGAACAACCTGCCCCACGTGCGACCCGCGACCGAGACGCCCCACCCTGTGGGCCGGCGAGCCGTAAAGGTCACTGCCGCCGCCTGCGCGCTCGGCCTCCTCGCCACCGCCACCGCTATCCCGAACTGGACGGGCGCCGCCGGGCCAGCCCAATCCCCACCCTCGCCTTCCACCACTGCTGCGTCCCGGCCGGCCGTGCCGCCGTGTCTCTCACCCGCCGCCCTGAGCGCGGCACAGCTCAAGGCACGCGCACAGCAGAAACTCGACCCGTCGCCGACGCATCTGCCGGAGTCGACCTCGGCGCGGCAGGCTCTGGAAGCGGTGACGGTTGGGCCGTCCGGCTGCGATGCCATCCCGGGCCGGTTCGCCTACGTCCACCTGCTGCAATGGGCCTCGGACACCACGGTCGCGGGCAACAACGCCACCACGCGGATCGTGCTGTTCGAAGAGCAGCGCTGGCATGCCGACGATGCCTCCGGACGCGTCATCCGCAGCCGCTACCCCAGGGGTCAGCAGCCCACCGACGACAGCACCTACAAGCCCGGCGAGCTGGACGGACCCATCGGACCGATCGCCACCGACCCGGTAGCGCTCAGCGCGCACATCGACGCCACCCAGCCCCGGTTCCTCGGACCCACCGCCGTCATTCGCGGCCTCGTCAGCCTGCTCGGCTGGCGTACTCCCAACCAAGCCGCCCGCACCGCGGTCCTCACCGTCCTGAGCGACACCCCCGGAATCGCGTACCACGGCTCGGTGACCGACCGCGCAGGCCGAACCGGCATCGGCGTCAGCGCCACCTCCAACGCCATCCGCTTCCTGCTGATCCTCAACCCCACCACCGGCGACTACTCGCCTACGAAAGAACCGCACTCACACCACCACCGGGCAGCGACCGAACCGGCCCCCTGGTTGACGACTACCACCTGTTCCTCGTCCACGCCCATGCCACCAGCAGCGGCAACTCCTGACCTGTGCGACCGGCAATCTCGAAGGGAAATCTCGCCATGGACGCTGTAACGCGCATCCGCGCCGCCCGTTGGGCGGACAAAGACCACGTCGCCGCGCTCATCGCCGACGCACTGCATCCCAGCCCTCTCGCAAAATGGCTGATTCCCGACGCAGGACCACGCCGCCAGATCCTCACCGACGTCCTCGGCATCTGGATCGAACACGCCATGTTCTACGGCGACATCCACCTCACTGACGACGCCGCCGCCACTGTCGGCTTCCACCGATACCGCAGCATCCCACCACCGGCGAACTATCAGATGCGGCTGGCTGACGGGGCGGGCGCGCACACCGACCGCTTCGACATCCTCGATCGGCTGCTCGCCAAGGCTCGGCCCACCGAGCCTCACTACGAGCTGGCGTTTCTCGCGGTACGGCCCAGCAACACAGGTGCCGGCTATGGCACCGCCATGCTCGCCCACCACCGCAGTCGCCTCGACCACGTAGGCCTGCCGTCCTGGACGAGCACCACCTCGGCCATTGGCCTCTACAGCCGGCACGGCTACACCGCCCGCCCACCGATCGTCCTGCCGGGCGGTCCAACCCTGCACCCGATGCGCCGCAACTCCGAGTCAGCCGGCGAGCGGCTGCCTGTCATCACCGCTCGGGAGTCGCGGCTGGCGTAGATCAGCATCGCTCGTCTGGACCGGGGGGCGGACATCAACCTGGGCGCAGGTGGTCGGGTAGCCTGAAGCGGAGAGGGCTGTTAGCTCAATGGTAGAGCTGAGGACTTTTAATCCTTAGGTTCTGGGTTCGAGTCCCAGGCGGCCCACAACCTGCTGACCTGTGAATCCGTGCAGGTCGGATGGAGCGATGCGCGAACCAACTGCTTGTTGTTCAGCACGAGCCCCGCGCTGCGGCGACGCCAGCGGGTACATGCTCAAGTAGGTCGCCCCGGCTGACCTGCTGCGCGCCGTCATTGTCGTCGTCCACGGCGAGGCGCTGCTGTCCCGGGTGGTCATCCATACGTTGATCAGCGAGTTCGTCACCGCGTGCCGCCCGACCTGGCGGTCGACGGGACCTTCTGAACGTCCGCGAGTAGGAGATCGTCGAGCTGATGGCCCGAGGGCTGAGCAACGACGCGATCGCCGCGAGCATGTGAGCGGCTCGCTCACCGCCATGACTCACGGCAAAACCGCGCGATGACCAAGCTGCACTGCCGCGACCGTGCCCAGCTGATGGTGTGGGCCTACGAGCCGGCCTGATCACGCCCCCGCCGACAGCTTTCAGATCCAGCCGTTTCCGCGTGCGTGGACGATTGCCTCGGTGCGGTTGGCGACATCCCATCGTCCATAGATGGCGCGCAGGACGCGAAACATCATTCTCTCGGAGTAACCCGCGTGCGCGGCCAGCCGCGCGACCGTGAAGCCCTGGGCGAGCAGGCGTATCCACGAGATCTCGATCTCCGTAGGGACATGTCCGGCTTGCGCTGATCGGGGGGGTGACGTCAGAGCCCGGACCACGTCGGCCGGAAGGAGGCTGTGGCCCGAGGCGGCTGCCGACAGGACGCTGCGCACCGTACCGGCGTCGGCCTCCCGCGCCATCACGCCGACGGCGCCGGAGGTCAGCGCTCGCACGCATAGGTCCACATCGCCGTTCTCGATGACAGCAACCACCGCGGTTCGCGGCCGGCTGTCCCGAAGCGTCGCAAGCAGTGTCCAATCTGACGGGCCGAGCAGGGTCAGCGAAATGAGATGTTGTCCTGCATACCCGCTCCAGGTAAATAGATCGCCGGGAAATTCGACATCGTGGTCGGTGTCGCCCATTACTTGGGCGATTCCCCGGCCGAACATGGGAAGCGGATCGGAAACGGCGATCCGAAGACGACTCGACAAGCTGCTCCTACCGTTATTCGTCGGTGCGCGAGCGGAGGCCGGAAGGCGGTGCCGACGCGGCATGGCCGCGACAGGATACCGCCATGGATGGCACTTCCCCGCCATCGAGGACGTCATAGACGCGCAGAGTGCTAGCACCGTAACTTCAGGTGTACGTATCTTGGCGACGCCATTCTTCTGACCGTGCCGGACATCCTACTCGCTGGCGGACAAGCAGTTCCGCGTAGCGGTCTTTCTGCGCCTTTGGATGCAACCGAGGAGCGACGACAGTGGTCAATGAAAATTACCGATCCATTGGCCCGGGCGACGCTCCCTCGAATCGTAAGGGATGGCGGCGCGGTGACTGGGTCCGGCGGCGACAGCCCCGGCCGGGTCAGGAGCCTACGGGCGAGGTCGTGCACGTCAACCGGGCCGGCCTGCGCCGACTCCAGGTCCACTGGGCCGACGGGACCGTAAGCAACGTGTCGGTACGGTCGGTGGTCAAGATCTAGTAAGAGAAGGGGGACGCGGACCCCGGGCCACCGCTGTCATTGCGGCGACCAAATCGTCATCGGCCCGCTCGCCGAAGGCGCCGAGCAGGACAGCGCTGCGATTGACGGCGCCCAGCGCCGAGGTGATCTGCCGGGCCTGCTCGAAGGCTTCCCCAGCCTCGGCGAGGCGCCCGCGCCGCTGTGACTCCTCCATCAAAGCGAGGCCGAAGGAGGCCAGTCCTTTGGCCTCCCACGCGAGATAGTCGCGGGGTTCCCGGCCGATGCGCTGGTTGGCCCCGTCCCGCGAGGTGAGGAATGCCAGCCGCGCCCGGTCTCGCATCCGCTGGCGGAACGCGGCAATCCCGAGCAGGCCGTTTGCCCCAACCGCACGATCCCCGCTGTCCAGCCTCGCGCTGACCTCGGCGGCGGCGAGCGACTCGTCGTCCCGGCCACCGAGACGCAGGTACGCCAGGCCCAGGTTGAGGTTGGCCTGTCGGATCAGACGCGGATCCCGGGTACGCACTCCCAGTTCGGCGGCACGCCGGGCCGGCTCGACGGCCTCGCCGGCCGCATCCGAGTCGATGTAGACGGCAGCCTCGCCGTTGAAGCACAGCCCTAGGGCGACCTCGTCCTCGGTAGCCGCTCCGGAGGCGACGGCGGCACCTTCCTGCAACAGGGCCAACGCCGATCGCGGCTCACCGATCTGCCCGAGGGCCCAGGCATAGTCGATGAGAAGCAACGGGAGGATCCGTTCGCGCTCCACGGTGTCCAGCAGCGCGCGAGCATTCGCGAGCGCCGTGCTGAAGGCGCGCAGCGCTTGGGCGTGGTGGCCAGCCCGAGCCAGGCAGAGTGCCAGGTCGGCGCGGACGATCACCAGCTCGCGTCTTCTATCGAGAATGCGGCATTGCCAAACCTGCCGGCGAAAGAGTCGCGCGGCGTGGCTGAACTCGCCGGCTTCGAAGCGCACGGTCGCCAGCTGGATGTCGAGCATGAGCCGGGCCTTGGGCGCGCCGAACCATGAGCATTTCCGGCGGGCCTCCGCAAGTTCGACAATTGCGTCTTCGATGCGTTCCTGCTGTTGCAGCGCCGCGACGATGCGGCGGTGGTTGTTCGCTTCCTCGGTGTCGTCCCCGATCCGGCCCCGGACCGCACGCCGCCATTCAAGCAGTGCGTTGCTCTGCCCCCAGCGGCGCAGGTGGTAGTCCTCGATGGTGTTCATGACCTCGTACGCGCGACGGCAGTCCCAGGCCCGGATGCGAAGGTCGATCTCGCTGAATGCGGGCCGCAGATCGAGCAGGCTTCGGACCGGAGCCACTCGGCGTTCCTCGAAGTACCTTGCGGCGTGATGCCACATCGCAAAGCGGGTGAAGGGCAGAGGTACCCGGCGGTGGTCGTCGAGATCGCCACGTTCCAAGCCGCGGACGACTCGGTCGCTCTCCGCAGGCGGCAGGAAGTAGTGCCCGTGGTCGTGGTGGGCAACGCGCCGTTCGTGCAGCCCCCGGAGGATAGGGGCGCTGTCGACCCCTGGCACCAGGGCTGCCAGCAGAAAGTCGACCGCCTCCGGTGGGACCGGCCGCCCGTAGACCGCGAGGGCCTGCACGACCCGCTGCTGCGTGCGGTCGAGGTTGCTGAAGGTTGCCTCGAGGAGCGTCGCCTCGACATCCGGCAGTGGCACCTGCTCCAGTTCGTCGAGAAGGCGGGGCACCGGTGTGCCCGGCTCCTGCCGCAGCACGCCGACCAGCAACTCGAGGATGCGCGGATTTCCCTGACTCAGCGTGTACGCACGCTGCCGGTCCACCGGCTCCATCCGGTACAGGGCCAGCGCCGCCCCGCGGTCGAGCGCGATCAGCAGGGCGATGGCGTCGTCGAACGGCAGCGGGTTCATCGGGACGAATCGAACATTGGCTGGTAGGTCGCGGCGGAGCTGCTGCGGCGGTCCGCCCGCGACCGTCAGGACCAGCGTCGTCGGGTGCCCAGGGCGACCGGCCAGCTCCATGACCAACGCGCCCAGCTCACGGTCTCGGAAGGCACCGTCATCGAGCAGGTGTTCCGCGGCATCGAGGATCACCACGACCGTGGTGTTCCGAAGTGCTGCCAGCACATCGGTCAGCTTCTGGCGCCACTCGACCGGGTCGTTCAGACGCTCCTCGAGCCGTGCCCGGCCCGAACTCTCCGGGAGTGCCCGGGCCAGGTCGGCGAGCACGACGGCCACGTTGATGGGACGGTATCCGTCGGCCGAGAGGTAGACGACGGCATCCGCCTCGGCCTCCGCCTCCCGCGCGGCGAGCCGGCGCCGGAGCTCCGCCGCGAACGCGGTCTTGCCCACGCCCGCGGCCCCGTGGACCACGACCACCCGGGTTGAGGCGTCGGCTATGGCCTCCTCTACCCGGTGCTTCTCGGACACCCGATCGTGGAACTCGGCCGCCGGGACGATGGGCGCCTGGTTGACCAGCCGGACGCGGCCGTCCGAGACGTTCTCCTCGGTGAGGTCTGCGGGCCCGGCCGCGTCACGACGGCGGCCGGCGGCGCTCCGGCGGCGAAGTTCGTCCTCCAGCCGCACCCGCTGCTCACGGTTGTGAATCGCGAGCC
The window above is part of the Micromonospora sp. LH3U1 genome. Proteins encoded here:
- a CDS encoding phosphotransferase, which codes for MFVEARTRPVLAEVCRRLDMSDAGASLLRHHTNAVYAVGDVVVKIAPVDIGLERTRTVVAVVRWLDDRGFPTVGLSPCLPQPLLVGEHAVTIWQRLNPAHDSPVTAAELGELLSKLHALPPPPVNLPKLQPIESIRRSLERSTIISVEERDLLLNRLELLAARWSEMDFPRGMSLIQSDPQTRNALRRFDGTPVLADWDGAAIGPREWDLATVAVHCRRFAQPGPAAFVDFTAAYGWDVSSWQGFEQLCQLRELQMIATNARKSRPGTEAAAEVHRRVAGLRKGPQELGHWQII
- a CDS encoding APC family permease; this translates as MYGQDELARYGYRQELARRLRFRDLIAYGLVYMVPIAPMAIFGSVYAGSGGMVALAYAVGVVALVFTAFSYAQMVKAFPMSGSVYNYAGRGISPPVGFLAGWVILLDYVLVPGLLYLVASVAMHATVPAVPVWLWLLGFVAVNTVVNSVGIRMTALVTRVMLVGELIVLAVFLAVAGWALATGKGRFSWEAFYNSDTFTWSLVAGAVSLAVLSFLGFDGISMLAEETKGGSRQIGRAMAAVLILAGVLFIAQTWLAAMLVPAPGSLLAEGDPNGTAFYDAAAVAGGGWLATVCAVATAIAWGLPNSMVAQVATSRLLYAMARDRQLPAFLAKVSIRRNVPINATLLTGAVSLALGLYMATRSDGITLLSSLINFGAMVAFLVLHVSVVVHHLIRERSGNWWAHLVMPAVGFAILVWVVVNANIAAQRLGLAWLAIGMVVLAGLYLSGRRPALSGLAPAEPQARHVERV
- a CDS encoding acetamidase/formamidase family protein, whose translation is MIPFTYRPARDELAYTFGGRMPVAHVRGGDVFTVVTEDCFGGRVRGPADLPSQVCRMPYLNPVSGPFFVEDAEPGDTLAVHLAAIIPARDWGVSSTFPHFGALTSTSHTATLQPPLEERVWVYGIDRQAGTVRFEAARSDHSADLPLDPMIGTIGVAPGGFEARSTLVPDTHGGNLDTPHLRAGTTLYLGVNVHGAMLALGDGHARQGEGEACGVGVEIATTTTLAIDVIKGVTTRWPRLETDRDILSIGCARPLEDAYRIAQHDLVGWASALTGLETLDAYQLVSQAGRAPIGNVCDPNYTVLAAIDKTLLPAPGPAYDGAHERLRRLTAGLR
- a CDS encoding GOLPH3/VPS74 family protein — encoded protein: MTASIPRLPLRDDLFLLGHDDDTGHPHVHRQTLALGLAGAVLIDLYLAGRVTLDPNDDIRPASHPRIHPHIDRPVGDLIADAATATIRHAHPPLRGWLRMFSDDLYDRTRAGLVAGGILRHHTRRRLGGLVRADTYLPTDSKWAVIARSRLRYLAAGREEPDNHTAALGGLVADLGLTRHLYLDDDITTLTTRLKAIAGQHYQPVRDITAAVDAAVGDLATAAYR
- a CDS encoding GNAT family N-acetyltransferase, whose amino-acid sequence is MDAVTRIRAARWADKDHVAALIADALHPSPLAKWLIPDAGPRRQILTDVLGIWIEHAMFYGDIHLTDDAAATVGFHRYRSIPPPANYQMRLADGAGAHTDRFDILDRLLAKARPTEPHYELAFLAVRPSNTGAGYGTAMLAHHRSRLDHVGLPSWTSTTSAIGLYSRHGYTARPPIVLPGGPTLHPMRRNSESAGERLPVITARESRLA
- a CDS encoding helix-turn-helix transcriptional regulator, translating into MSSRLRIAVSDPLPMFGRGIAQVMGDTDHDVEFPGDLFTWSGYAGQHLISLTLLGPSDWTLLATLRDSRPRTAVVAVIENGDVDLCVRALTSGAVGVMAREADAGTVRSVLSAAASGHSLLPADVVRALTSPPRSAQAGHVPTEIEISWIRLLAQGFTVARLAAHAGYSERMMFRVLRAIYGRWDVANRTEAIVHARGNGWI
- a CDS encoding AAA family ATPase, producing MTPTVDPLAEFLGAEVALALRHWARAGGGIVELPDHKWSASGFTGAVVTAILLKDRHPDGRWRSRKQIIKVIPAGKEWETGLHELAWKQNTEFATRYLVRQLGRPCEVGDGRHIMFQDIAGDLLDYRPIDKLSPEIQEAGCAAVARLVLTEWNGDRWPDRVTLDRDAVDNYLRHELREPIERIERWADERGLVRPGDEHVGVDRLPNPVAMVRSGLSVRHVVIQYMYGLSHGDLHRGNILVPDALPLEPKRIRVVDLAAFDPAASLTRDLVALCLSAAAAELGVAPEASASEDLVRLLLAGTGEPSGQEKTGKILRAVLRAAEQPAPFRVEWRAQYLLSLLAGALAQTTYRNHSDAVQRWFFHVATRAGAEFLRFAEERDMIPAEPETDEKPEQVIVSLVSAAADRTAAYDLQRRLVDVVKGAPNWTIHVLWHRDEAGESPRSLRRPDVVVVLLSERSAIDPGCKREIRAALTGAIDLIGFRTGGIEVPHEDLRGAPVLDCGDEGFADLVGRITEISMQGRVGRMLEEKLSRTEAEEQRADGAQRRRLAIHNREQRVRLEDELRRRSAAGRRRDAAGPADLTEENVSDGRVRLVNQAPIVPAAEFHDRVSEKHRVEEAIADASTRVVVVHGAAGVGKTAFAAELRRRLAAREAEAEADAVVYLSADGYRPINVAVVLADLARALPESSGRARLEERLNDPVEWRQKLTDVLAALRNTTVVVILDAAEHLLDDGAFRDRELGALVMELAGRPGHPTTLVLTVAGGPPQQLRRDLPANVRFVPMNPLPFDDAIALLIALDRGAALALYRMEPVDRQRAYTLSQGNPRILELLVGVLRQEPGTPVPRLLDELEQVPLPDVEATLLEATFSNLDRTQQRVVQALAVYGRPVPPEAVDFLLAALVPGVDSAPILRGLHERRVAHHDHGHYFLPPAESDRVVRGLERGDLDDHRRVPLPFTRFAMWHHAARYFEERRVAPVRSLLDLRPAFSEIDLRIRAWDCRRAYEVMNTIEDYHLRRWGQSNALLEWRRAVRGRIGDDTEEANNHRRIVAALQQQERIEDAIVELAEARRKCSWFGAPKARLMLDIQLATVRFEAGEFSHAARLFRRQVWQCRILDRRRELVIVRADLALCLARAGHHAQALRAFSTALANARALLDTVERERILPLLLIDYAWALGQIGEPRSALALLQEGAAVASGAATEDEVALGLCFNGEAAVYIDSDAAGEAVEPARRAAELGVRTRDPRLIRQANLNLGLAYLRLGGRDDESLAAAEVSARLDSGDRAVGANGLLGIAAFRQRMRDRARLAFLTSRDGANQRIGREPRDYLAWEAKGLASFGLALMEESQRRGRLAEAGEAFEQARQITSALGAVNRSAVLLGAFGERADDDLVAAMTAVARGPRPPSLTRS